One Curtobacterium sp. MCLR17_032 genomic window carries:
- a CDS encoding pyridoxal phosphate-dependent aminotransferase, producing MASRIAAIAESATLKVDAKAKALKASGRPVISFAAGEPDFATPAHVVDAAVAAAQDSANHRYTPATGLPDLKRAVADKTARESGIAVDPSQVIITNGGKQAVYQAFQTVVDAGDEVLLPAPYWTTYPEAIRLAGGVPVDVFAGSDQDYLVTVEQLEAARTPRTKALLFCSPSNPTGAVYSAEQTRAIGEWALEHGIWVISDEIYQDLLYDGLTFSGVLEQVPALADTTILVNGVAKTYAMTGWRVGWMIGPADVVKAASNLQSHLSSNVSNVSQRAAIAALDGPQEPVLAMREAFDRRRQAIVAGLNAIPGFNTPVPQGAFYVYPDVTALLGREWAGSTPTTTLELADLILEHAEVAVVPGEAFGPSGYLRLSYALGDDDIAEGVARLARLFG from the coding sequence ATCGCCTCCCGCATCGCCGCCATCGCCGAGTCCGCGACCCTCAAGGTCGACGCCAAGGCGAAGGCCCTCAAGGCCTCCGGGCGCCCGGTGATCTCCTTCGCCGCGGGCGAGCCCGACTTCGCCACCCCGGCGCACGTCGTCGACGCGGCCGTCGCGGCAGCGCAGGACTCGGCGAACCACCGGTACACCCCGGCCACGGGCCTCCCGGACCTGAAGCGCGCGGTCGCCGACAAGACCGCGCGCGAGTCCGGCATCGCCGTCGACCCGTCGCAGGTCATCATCACGAACGGCGGCAAGCAGGCCGTCTACCAGGCCTTCCAGACCGTGGTCGACGCCGGGGACGAGGTCCTGCTGCCCGCGCCGTACTGGACCACCTACCCCGAAGCCATCCGACTGGCGGGCGGCGTCCCCGTCGACGTCTTCGCCGGCAGCGACCAGGACTACCTCGTCACCGTCGAGCAGCTCGAGGCAGCGCGGACCCCGCGCACGAAGGCGTTGCTCTTCTGCTCCCCGTCGAACCCGACCGGTGCCGTCTACTCCGCCGAGCAGACCCGCGCCATCGGCGAGTGGGCGCTGGAGCACGGCATCTGGGTGATCAGCGACGAGATCTACCAGGACCTGCTCTACGACGGCCTCACCTTCTCCGGTGTCCTCGAGCAGGTCCCGGCCCTCGCGGACACGACGATCCTGGTGAACGGGGTCGCCAAGACCTACGCCATGACCGGCTGGCGGGTCGGCTGGATGATCGGCCCGGCGGACGTGGTCAAGGCCGCGTCGAACCTGCAGTCCCACCTGTCCTCGAACGTCTCGAACGTCTCGCAGCGTGCCGCGATCGCCGCCCTGGACGGCCCGCAGGAGCCCGTCCTGGCGATGCGCGAGGCCTTCGACCGTCGCCGGCAGGCGATCGTCGCCGGCCTCAACGCCATCCCGGGGTTCAACACGCCCGTGCCGCAGGGGGCGTTCTACGTGTACCCCGACGTCACCGCGTTGCTCGGTCGCGAGTGGGCCGGCAGCACGCCGACCACGACCCTCGAGCTGGCGGACCTGATCCTCGAGCACGCCGAGGTCGCGGTCGTCCCGGGCGAGGCGTTCGGGCCCTCCGGGTACCTGCGCCTGTCCTACGCGCTCGGCGACGACGACATCGCCGAGGGTGTCGCCCGTCTGGCCCGCCTGTTCGGCTGA
- a CDS encoding UDP-N-acetylmuramate dehydrogenase → MAETTLAELTTLRVGGPAGRLLVADTTDELVAHIVDAWADEDDWLVLGGGSNLLVADQGFPGTVVVVRTRGVDAVPDADGVTVRVAAGEPWDAFIATTVERGWTGLEALSGIPGTVGAAPVQNIGAYGVELSDVLTAVDFLDAETGERSWVPASELALGYRTSTLKHGRRGVVLTVEFRLGTASDDGVPVRYAQLAGSLGVELGTLVAPADVRAEVLRLRGSKGMVLDDADPDTWSAGSFFTNPIVSAGFAQTMPDDAPRWPAGDDVKLSAAWLIEHAGVHRGYGVPGSRAGISTKHTLALTNRGGATAAQVAELARYVQVTVANRFGVTLVPEPVVVGDLLA, encoded by the coding sequence GTGGCGGAGACGACGCTCGCCGAGCTCACGACCCTGCGCGTCGGCGGTCCGGCCGGCCGACTGCTGGTCGCGGACACGACCGACGAACTCGTCGCCCACATCGTCGACGCCTGGGCGGACGAGGACGACTGGCTGGTCCTCGGCGGCGGCAGCAACCTGCTCGTCGCCGACCAGGGCTTCCCCGGCACCGTGGTGGTGGTCCGCACCCGCGGGGTCGACGCGGTGCCCGACGCCGACGGCGTCACCGTCCGCGTCGCCGCAGGGGAGCCGTGGGACGCGTTCATCGCGACGACCGTCGAGCGCGGATGGACCGGACTGGAGGCCCTCAGCGGCATCCCGGGCACGGTCGGTGCCGCCCCCGTGCAGAACATCGGCGCCTACGGGGTCGAGCTCTCCGACGTGCTCACCGCCGTCGACTTCCTGGACGCCGAGACCGGCGAGCGTTCCTGGGTCCCCGCGTCCGAGCTGGCGCTCGGCTACCGCACGAGCACCCTCAAGCACGGTCGTCGCGGCGTCGTGCTGACCGTCGAGTTCCGGCTCGGGACGGCTTCCGACGACGGGGTCCCGGTGCGGTACGCCCAGCTCGCGGGGTCCCTCGGCGTCGAGCTCGGCACCCTCGTCGCCCCGGCCGACGTCCGCGCCGAGGTCCTCCGGCTGCGCGGGTCCAAGGGCATGGTGCTCGACGACGCCGACCCGGACACCTGGAGCGCCGGCTCGTTCTTCACCAACCCGATCGTGTCGGCCGGGTTCGCGCAGACGATGCCCGACGACGCACCGCGCTGGCCGGCCGGTGACGACGTGAAGCTCAGCGCCGCCTGGCTGATCGAGCACGCCGGGGTGCACCGCGGCTACGGCGTCCCGGGGTCCCGCGCCGGGATCTCCACGAAGCACACCCTCGCGCTGACGAACCGTGGGGGAGCGACGGCGGCCCAGGTCGCCGAGCTCGCGCGCTACGTGCAGGTGACGGTCGCGAACCGCTTCGGCGTCACGCTCGTGCCGGAGCCCGTCGTGGTCGGGGACCTGCTCGCCTGA
- a CDS encoding MaoC/PaaZ C-terminal domain-containing protein, which translates to MTDTAADLQVGTVVAERQVHLTRDSLVRYAGASGDFNPIHYRDDVAASVGLPGVLAHGMLTMGLAVQPVAEWLGDRGWVASYGVRFTRPVVVDPTDGADVGVVAKVGTLDDQGRPQRIDLTVTAAGQTVLGKAQVTVAFH; encoded by the coding sequence ATGACCGACACCGCCGCCGACCTGCAGGTCGGCACCGTCGTCGCGGAGCGCCAGGTGCACCTGACCCGCGACTCGCTCGTCCGGTACGCCGGGGCCTCCGGGGACTTCAACCCGATCCACTACCGCGACGACGTCGCCGCCTCGGTCGGGCTGCCCGGCGTCCTGGCACACGGCATGCTCACCATGGGCCTCGCCGTCCAGCCCGTCGCCGAGTGGCTCGGCGACCGCGGTTGGGTCGCCTCGTACGGCGTCCGCTTCACCCGCCCCGTCGTCGTCGACCCGACCGACGGTGCCGACGTCGGCGTGGTCGCCAAGGTCGGCACCCTCGACGACCAGGGCCGCCCGCAGCGCATCGACCTCACCGTGACCGCCGCCGGGCAGACCGTGCTCGGCAAGGCGCAGGTCACCGTGGCGTTCCACTGA
- a CDS encoding MaoC family dehydratase N-terminal domain-containing protein: MSVNPELVGRTFPPAPPYLVGREKVREFSRAVFATNPIHSDPAAARAAGHADVVAPATFAVVVQEATLAQLLAEPDAGIDFSRVVHGEQKFAYARPIVAGDELTATLAVTSVKTLGGNAMVTAESSVVDADGQHVVTATSTLVVRGDDA; the protein is encoded by the coding sequence GTGTCAGTGAACCCCGAGCTCGTCGGCAGGACGTTCCCGCCGGCCCCGCCGTACCTGGTCGGTCGTGAGAAGGTGCGCGAGTTCTCCCGCGCCGTGTTCGCGACCAACCCGATCCACTCCGACCCCGCCGCCGCACGGGCCGCCGGGCACGCCGACGTCGTCGCCCCGGCCACCTTCGCGGTCGTCGTGCAGGAGGCCACGCTCGCGCAGCTCCTGGCCGAACCGGACGCCGGCATCGACTTCTCCCGTGTCGTGCACGGCGAGCAGAAGTTCGCCTACGCCCGACCGATCGTCGCCGGGGACGAACTCACCGCGACCCTCGCCGTCACGAGCGTGAAGACCCTGGGCGGCAACGCGATGGTCACCGCCGAGTCGAGCGTCGTCGACGCCGACGGACAGCACGTCGTCACCGCCACGTCCACCCTCGTCGTCCGAGGAGATGACGCATGA
- a CDS encoding M23 family metallopeptidase: protein MLDSSQTPTTIDRNAPGATPSVHLTRRARIEAERAAAKTSRRRSDVDRSVATPARDAARPAPVGSGPTTPPAPSSPVLPASSAAPLTPPAPSSPVVAPLAEGAPVSVAARPAAARRTSATKRATRTAASKASRAAAPKATRAAAPAVPVIADGPRVDRATRHIARTAPAAGRATRASGTSFRRTASRVTVVGALLFTAGLVVSTSLPAQALYVPQPGAAAVRASVQDAQSLSVGDAVEGTVDRDAYTVSEAQRSVTPAAGMATDPSTFTNDANGTIQWPFPVGVPISSGFGGRQVAGCSFCSTFHQGVDFAPGAGTAIGAVADGTVIKVQANDGGFGNDVWIEHDVDGKQFVSVYGHMLDNSFQVVQGEHVKVGQTVGLVGSTGNSTGPHLHLEIRIDGVPVDPLAWLQANAN, encoded by the coding sequence ATGCTCGACTCCTCGCAGACGCCCACGACCATCGACCGCAACGCCCCTGGGGCGACGCCGTCCGTGCACCTGACGAGACGAGCTCGGATCGAAGCCGAACGCGCCGCCGCGAAGACGTCCCGCCGGCGGTCGGACGTCGACCGCTCGGTCGCCACACCCGCTCGTGACGCTGCTCGTCCGGCGCCCGTCGGCTCCGGCCCCACGACTCCGCCGGCCCCCTCGTCGCCCGTCCTCCCGGCCTCGAGCGCGGCACCGCTGACCCCGCCGGCACCGTCCTCCCCGGTCGTCGCACCGCTCGCCGAAGGTGCTCCGGTGTCGGTCGCCGCTCGTCCCGCCGCCGCACGCCGCACCTCCGCGACGAAGCGCGCGACCCGGACCGCTGCGTCGAAGGCGAGCCGTGCCGCTGCCCCGAAGGCCACCCGTGCCGCGGCCCCGGCCGTGCCGGTCATCGCCGACGGCCCCCGCGTGGACCGTGCCACGCGGCACATCGCCCGCACCGCACCGGCCGCCGGTCGTGCGACGCGGGCCTCCGGTACCTCGTTCCGCCGGACCGCGTCCCGCGTGACGGTCGTCGGCGCACTGCTCTTCACCGCCGGTCTCGTCGTCTCGACCTCGCTGCCCGCGCAGGCCCTCTACGTCCCGCAGCCCGGTGCCGCGGCCGTCCGTGCCTCCGTGCAGGACGCGCAGTCGCTCTCCGTCGGTGACGCCGTCGAGGGCACCGTGGACCGCGATGCCTACACCGTGTCCGAAGCGCAGCGGAGCGTCACCCCGGCCGCCGGCATGGCGACCGACCCCTCGACGTTCACGAACGACGCGAACGGCACGATCCAGTGGCCGTTCCCGGTCGGTGTGCCGATCTCCTCGGGCTTCGGTGGCCGACAGGTCGCCGGGTGCTCGTTCTGCTCCACGTTCCACCAGGGCGTCGACTTCGCCCCGGGTGCCGGTACCGCCATCGGCGCGGTGGCCGACGGAACCGTCATCAAGGTGCAGGCGAACGACGGCGGCTTCGGCAACGACGTCTGGATCGAGCACGACGTGGACGGCAAGCAGTTCGTCAGCGTCTACGGGCACATGCTCGACAACTCGTTCCAGGTCGTGCAGGGCGAGCACGTGAAGGTCGGTCAGACCGTCGGTCTGGTCGGCAGCACGGGCAACTCGACAGGCCCGCACCTGCACCTGGAGATCCGCATCGACGGCGTCCCGGTGGACCCGCTGGCGTGGCTCCAGGCCAACGCGAACTAG
- a CDS encoding inositol monophosphatase family protein: MSNAPVSAAPEALADLAEAIAREAAALAVQRRAEGVEVADRKSSIADVVTAADREVEALIRRRISEARPDDAFLGEESGTATGTSGLTWVVDPIDGTVNYLYGSPAHAVSIGVVRGVPDPAMWEPVAGVVIAPATGQVYRAVAGGVATLDGRPLTVAAPESLAETLVATGFGYTAERRWEQAAVLAGLITEVRDVRRAGAAALDCCAVAAGTVDAYYERGINPWDMAAGSIVAAAAGADVRTWEVGDTRSFLFAAPSIVEDLATLVRTLEDDVLGD, translated from the coding sequence ATGTCGAATGCTCCCGTGTCTGCTGCTCCCGAAGCCCTTGCCGACCTCGCCGAGGCGATCGCCCGTGAAGCCGCCGCACTCGCGGTGCAGCGCCGGGCCGAAGGGGTCGAGGTCGCCGACCGGAAGTCGAGCATCGCCGACGTCGTGACCGCCGCCGACCGCGAGGTCGAAGCGCTCATCCGCCGGCGCATCAGCGAAGCACGCCCGGACGACGCCTTCCTCGGCGAGGAGTCCGGCACAGCGACGGGCACCTCCGGCCTGACCTGGGTCGTCGACCCGATCGACGGCACGGTCAACTACCTCTACGGCAGCCCCGCCCACGCCGTGAGCATCGGGGTCGTCCGCGGTGTCCCCGACCCCGCGATGTGGGAGCCCGTCGCCGGTGTCGTGATCGCGCCGGCGACCGGACAGGTGTACCGCGCCGTGGCCGGGGGAGTGGCCACCCTCGACGGACGTCCGCTCACCGTCGCCGCACCGGAGTCCCTCGCCGAGACCCTCGTCGCCACCGGCTTCGGGTACACCGCCGAACGCCGGTGGGAGCAGGCGGCCGTCCTCGCCGGGCTGATCACCGAGGTGCGTGACGTCCGCCGTGCCGGAGCTGCCGCACTCGACTGCTGCGCCGTGGCCGCGGGCACCGTCGACGCCTACTACGAACGCGGCATCAACCCGTGGGACATGGCGGCCGGCTCGATCGTGGCCGCCGCGGCCGGAGCGGACGTCCGCACGTGGGAGGTCGGCGACACGCGGTCCTTCCTCTTCGCCGCGCCGAGCATCGTCGAGGACCTCGCCACCCTCGTCCGCACGCTGGAGGACGACGTCCTGGGCGACTGA
- a CDS encoding YajQ family cyclic di-GMP-binding protein has protein sequence MADSSFDVVSKVDKMEAENALNQAAKEIEQRYDFKGVGASVAFSGEDVLIKASTEERALAVLDVLQTKAIKRGISLKSLDAGEPFPSGKEFRIEVKFKNGIEQDIAKKIGAVIRAEAPKTVKSQVQGDELRVSSKSRDDLQQTIQLLKGQEFDVPLQFINFR, from the coding sequence ATGGCAGACAGCTCCTTCGACGTGGTCAGCAAGGTCGACAAGATGGAGGCGGAGAACGCCCTCAACCAGGCGGCGAAGGAGATCGAGCAGCGCTACGACTTCAAGGGCGTCGGCGCGTCCGTCGCGTTCAGCGGTGAGGACGTCCTCATCAAGGCGTCGACCGAGGAGCGCGCCCTGGCCGTCCTCGACGTGCTGCAGACGAAGGCGATCAAGCGCGGCATCAGCCTGAAGAGCCTCGACGCCGGCGAGCCGTTCCCCTCGGGCAAGGAGTTCCGCATCGAGGTGAAGTTCAAGAACGGCATCGAGCAGGACATCGCGAAGAAGATCGGCGCGGTCATCCGGGCCGAGGCACCGAAGACGGTGAAGAGCCAGGTGCAGGGCGACGAGCTCCGGGTCTCCTCGAAGAGCCGCGACGACCTGCAGCAGACCATCCAGCTGCTCAAGGGCCAGGAGTTCGACGTGCCCCTGCAGTTCATCAACTTCCGCTGA
- the cls gene encoding cardiolipin synthase, whose amino-acid sequence MEHWLVVALIIILVLLDLAIRAFSLVYVPIDRKPQTATGWLLAIFLIPYIGFILFLVLGSTKLPRSRREKQTEINRYILEQTEGIERVRRDHPWPAWLESITRLNRELGAMPLVGGNQAELYPHYDDAFAEMTHAVDAARRFVHVEFYIASLDDTTRPFFESLARAQARGVTVRFLMDHWASRGYPYFKDTLAFLDAAGIEWHLMLPLLPMEGKFQRPDLRNHRKILVVDGSVAFTGSQNLIDRSYDTKTNIERGLRWRDLFARFEGPVVAGINALFVTDWYSETDELLLRESDPVHRADRADALDCQVVPSGPGFDGENNLRLFNALLYSAQERVSITSPYFVPDDSMLYAITTTAQRGVEVELFVGEIGDHAMTWHAQRSYYEGLLRAGVKIWLYRAPTVLHAKHFTIDDDVAVIGSSNMDMRSFTLNLEISVMVRGKSFVDALRDVQDDYRAASRQLTLDEWLTRPRRSRVFDNVARLTAALQ is encoded by the coding sequence GTGGAGCACTGGCTCGTCGTCGCGTTGATCATCATCCTGGTCCTGTTGGACCTGGCGATCCGCGCCTTCTCCCTCGTCTACGTCCCGATCGACCGGAAGCCGCAGACGGCGACGGGCTGGTTGCTGGCGATCTTCCTCATCCCCTACATCGGTTTCATCCTCTTCCTGGTGCTCGGGTCGACGAAGCTGCCGCGGTCGCGCCGTGAGAAGCAGACCGAGATCAACCGCTACATCCTCGAGCAGACCGAGGGCATCGAGCGGGTGCGCCGTGACCACCCGTGGCCCGCGTGGCTGGAGAGCATCACCCGGCTGAACCGCGAACTCGGGGCGATGCCGCTGGTCGGTGGCAACCAGGCCGAGCTGTACCCGCACTACGACGACGCCTTCGCCGAGATGACGCACGCCGTCGACGCCGCTCGGCGGTTCGTGCACGTCGAGTTCTACATCGCGTCCCTCGACGACACCACGCGGCCGTTCTTCGAGTCCTTGGCGCGGGCGCAGGCCCGTGGGGTGACGGTCCGCTTCCTCATGGACCACTGGGCGAGCCGGGGGTACCCGTACTTCAAGGACACCCTGGCGTTCCTCGACGCCGCCGGCATCGAGTGGCACCTGATGCTGCCGCTGTTGCCGATGGAGGGCAAGTTCCAGCGCCCGGACCTCCGCAACCACCGGAAGATCCTGGTCGTCGACGGCTCGGTCGCGTTCACGGGGTCGCAGAACCTCATCGACCGCTCCTACGACACGAAGACGAACATCGAGCGCGGCCTCAGGTGGCGCGACCTGTTCGCGCGGTTCGAGGGGCCGGTCGTCGCGGGCATCAACGCGCTGTTCGTCACCGACTGGTACAGCGAGACCGACGAGCTGCTGCTCCGTGAGAGCGATCCGGTGCACCGCGCAGACCGGGCGGATGCGCTGGACTGCCAGGTGGTGCCGTCCGGGCCGGGCTTCGACGGCGAGAACAACCTGCGCCTGTTCAACGCGCTGCTGTACTCGGCGCAGGAGCGGGTGTCGATCACGTCGCCGTACTTCGTGCCCGACGACTCGATGCTCTACGCGATCACGACGACCGCGCAGCGTGGGGTCGAGGTCGAGCTGTTCGTCGGCGAGATCGGCGACCACGCGATGACCTGGCACGCGCAGCGTTCCTACTACGAGGGGCTGCTCCGGGCCGGTGTGAAGATCTGGCTGTACCGTGCGCCGACGGTGCTGCATGCGAAGCACTTCACGATCGACGACGACGTCGCGGTGATCGGCTCGTCGAACATGGACATGCGCTCGTTCACCCTGAACCTGGAGATCTCGGTGATGGTGCGTGGGAAGTCCTTCGTGGACGCACTCCGGGACGTCCAGGACGACTACCGTGCCGCCAGCCGCCAGCTGACGCTGGACGAGTGGCTGACCCGCCCGCGTCGGTCGCGGGTGTTCGACAACGTCGCGCGGCTCACCGCGGCGCTGCAGTAG
- a CDS encoding heparan-alpha-glucosaminide N-acetyltransferase domain-containing protein: MTTQRPVPRLGVPGAASSDRLVGVDVARSLALFGMMAAHVGDVAENVDWADPTSLGAVVNGRSAALFAVLAGVSIGLVSGRDRPPGPPAIGQVRARLALRAVVVVVVGLLLMALQTPVYVVLPTYGALFLLALPVLRWRPWALLLLAAGCAVASAPVALAIVPLYADADMFGVQLGLVYPVVTFWTYVLVGLAVARSRPGGAVRQVLLLASGTVVATAAYFVGNAAAPIPFDTTYAFPGVPFVPSDSDAGQAFAQVFLSPRDHSSSIVDVVGTVAVAVAVIALCRLLVDGHGPLVTRIAFPLAAVGSMPLTVYALHLVVIAAWPEMPQGPTTWWAFVVGSVLFAMLWRRFLGRGPLERLTARIASAVPAPAPGPAPRA, encoded by the coding sequence ATGACGACGCAGCGCCCGGTACCCCGGCTCGGGGTGCCGGGCGCTGCGTCGTCCGATCGGCTCGTCGGGGTCGACGTGGCCCGGTCGCTCGCCCTGTTCGGCATGATGGCGGCCCACGTCGGCGACGTCGCCGAGAACGTCGACTGGGCCGACCCGACGAGCCTCGGGGCGGTCGTGAACGGCCGGTCCGCGGCGCTCTTCGCGGTGCTCGCGGGGGTCTCCATCGGACTGGTGAGCGGCCGCGACCGACCGCCCGGGCCACCCGCGATCGGCCAGGTCCGCGCACGTCTGGCACTCCGGGCCGTCGTGGTCGTCGTCGTCGGGCTGCTCCTGATGGCCCTGCAGACACCCGTGTACGTCGTCCTGCCCACCTACGGCGCCCTGTTCCTGCTGGCCCTGCCCGTCCTCCGCTGGCGACCGTGGGCCCTGCTCCTGCTCGCTGCGGGCTGCGCGGTCGCGTCGGCTCCGGTCGCGCTGGCGATCGTGCCGCTGTACGCCGACGCCGACATGTTCGGCGTCCAGCTCGGGCTCGTCTACCCCGTCGTCACCTTCTGGACGTACGTCCTGGTCGGACTCGCGGTCGCCCGGTCACGGCCGGGAGGCGCGGTGCGGCAGGTCCTGCTCCTCGCGTCCGGCACCGTGGTCGCGACCGCCGCCTACTTCGTCGGGAACGCCGCCGCGCCGATCCCGTTCGACACCACGTACGCGTTCCCCGGCGTGCCCTTCGTGCCGTCCGACTCGGACGCCGGCCAGGCGTTCGCCCAGGTGTTCCTGTCGCCGCGGGACCACTCGTCCTCGATCGTCGACGTCGTCGGCACCGTTGCCGTCGCCGTCGCCGTGATCGCGCTGTGCCGCCTGCTCGTCGACGGACACGGGCCGCTCGTCACCCGGATCGCGTTCCCGTTGGCCGCCGTCGGGTCGATGCCGCTCACCGTCTACGCACTGCACCTCGTCGTGATCGCCGCGTGGCCCGAGATGCCGCAGGGACCGACGACGTGGTGGGCCTTCGTCGTCGGCTCGGTGCTGTTCGCGATGCTCTGGCGCCGGTTCCTCGGCCGTGGCCCGCTCGAACGGCTGACGGCGCGGATCGCCTCGGCGGTGCCCGCACCCGCGCCGGGGCCGGCGCCACGCGCCTGA
- a CDS encoding FAD-dependent oxidoreductase, with protein sequence MPTLRLAIVGAGPAGIYAADILLREARGFDVSIDLFEQLPAPYGLVRYGVAPDHPRIKGIINALRDVLDRGDIRIFGNVRFGEDITLEDLKRHYNAVVFSTGAIKDADLDIPGIDLDGSYGAADFVSWFDGHPDVPRTWPLTAESVAVIGNGNVALDVSRILAKHADDLLPTEIPANVYEGLKASPVTDVHVFGRRGPAQVKFTPLELRELGELRDVDMVVYDEDFDHDEASKLAIATNKQVTVIDRVLQQWRTREVGAASRRLHLHFYAKPLELLGDDDGALRAIRYERTRPDGQGGVEGTGEIREVPIQALYRAVGYVGSPLPGVPFDERYGVIPNHEGQVLDTDGNRIPGVYATGWIKRGPVGLIGHTKSDAMETVQHVVTDQGTWWSPEDPSEAAIPALLRERGVDFTDLDGWHALDQHEMALGEPQGRARVKVVPRDEMIDVSLRRSHADSQS encoded by the coding sequence GTGCCCACCCTCCGACTCGCCATCGTCGGCGCCGGTCCGGCCGGCATCTACGCCGCGGACATCCTCCTGCGGGAGGCGCGCGGCTTCGACGTCTCGATCGACCTGTTCGAGCAGCTCCCGGCCCCCTACGGCCTGGTGCGCTACGGCGTCGCGCCCGACCACCCCCGCATCAAGGGCATCATCAACGCCCTCCGCGACGTCCTGGACCGCGGCGACATCCGGATCTTCGGCAACGTCCGCTTCGGCGAGGACATCACCCTCGAGGACCTGAAGCGGCACTACAACGCCGTCGTCTTCTCGACCGGTGCGATCAAGGACGCGGACCTCGACATCCCCGGCATCGACCTCGACGGCTCGTACGGTGCCGCCGACTTCGTCAGCTGGTTCGACGGGCACCCGGACGTCCCGCGCACCTGGCCGCTGACCGCCGAGAGCGTCGCCGTGATCGGCAACGGCAACGTGGCACTCGACGTGTCGCGGATCCTCGCGAAGCACGCCGACGACCTGCTGCCGACCGAGATCCCGGCGAACGTCTACGAGGGACTCAAGGCCTCGCCCGTCACCGACGTGCACGTCTTCGGTCGCCGCGGTCCGGCGCAGGTGAAGTTCACCCCGCTGGAACTCCGCGAACTCGGGGAACTGCGCGACGTCGACATGGTCGTGTACGACGAGGACTTCGACCACGACGAGGCCTCGAAGCTCGCGATCGCCACCAACAAGCAGGTCACCGTCATCGACCGTGTGCTGCAGCAGTGGCGCACGCGCGAGGTCGGCGCGGCCAGCCGTCGTCTGCACCTGCACTTCTACGCCAAGCCGCTCGAACTGCTCGGCGACGACGACGGCGCGCTCCGCGCCATCCGCTACGAGCGCACCCGTCCGGACGGCCAGGGTGGTGTCGAGGGCACCGGTGAGATCCGCGAGGTCCCGATCCAGGCCCTCTACCGCGCGGTCGGCTACGTCGGCTCACCCCTGCCCGGGGTGCCGTTCGACGAGCGCTACGGCGTCATCCCGAACCACGAGGGCCAGGTGCTCGACACCGACGGCAACCGGATCCCCGGCGTGTACGCCACGGGATGGATCAAGCGCGGCCCGGTCGGCCTGATCGGACACACCAAGTCCGACGCGATGGAGACCGTGCAGCACGTGGTCACCGACCAGGGCACCTGGTGGAGCCCGGAGGACCCGTCCGAAGCGGCGATCCCGGCACTGCTCCGCGAGCGCGGCGTCGACTTCACGGACCTCGACGGCTGGCACGCCCTCGACCAGCACGAGATGGCCCTCGGCGAGCCGCAGGGTCGGGCCCGGGTCAAGGTCGTGCCGCGCGACGAGATGATCGACGTCTCGCTGCGCCGTTCGCACGCCGACTCGCAGTCCTGA